The genomic segment ccagtctctgagctgtcagcacagagcccgatgcgggtcttgaactcaccggccacgagatcatgacccgagctgaaggtgaacgctcaaccgactgagccacccaagcacccccataaTTTGTGTTTAAACGTGTGCTTAATTTCTAGGTTGAGAATTAAGATATTGGTTAGGAAACCTTCTAAGTTAATGGGTAAAACACAgaattgttaaacatttacacagaagatagaaaaaaaagaaaatagaccaCGAGTAATGAGGAACATGCAATAAGTTGGTGAATCGAATCCTAACTCACCACTATTATACTGAACATAAATTGGGTAATTGTTCTTTTTATGGTCTAACATTGTTTGATTCTGttcagtaggatttttttttccaaagggcaAAACATTAggattaaagtaaaataatgaaatataatctGTTGACATTTTAGCCTAGTAAATTGCCAACTAGACCACATAATAGAGTTTATTGTAGGTTAtcatcataattattattttgagtgCTATTCTTGACATTTATTAATGTACAGTTGTCCAGTTCCATTACTCAGTGAATAACAAACATTATCTGAGAACTCACCACACATACATGTTCATACACGCACAGACACATATACAAGTGTATGTGTGCATCTTCATTCATGGTCTAATgtgtggtaaatatttttttttaattttttttaatgtttattttatttttttaattttttttaacgtttatttattttttttgagacagagagagacagagcatgaacaggggaggagcagagagatagggagacacagaatccgaaataggctccaggctctgagctgtcagcacagaacccgacgcggggctcgaactcacggaccgtgagatcatgacctgagccgaagtcagacgcttaaccaaccaagccacccaggcgcccctttaatgtttatttttgagagagagagagagaaagagagagagcgagagagagagagagagagagagagagagagcaatacacagaatcggaagcaggatccaggctctgagctgtcaggacagagcccgacgtggggctcgaacccatgaactgagagattatgacctgagctgaagtcggatgcttatccaactgagccacccaggcgcccctgtggcaaATAATTCTAAGTGTCTCTTGTCATCTAAAAATGTGTTCTCTATTTGGTGCCACAAGGTTCAACATATCAATGTTGTATCAAACTAattgtcttttcaaattactgaATCTAATATTTTACTACGGTTTCATAAAGTAAATACAGAGATAGCTACATTATAAATTTTTCTGCACTTGAGAAATAACCATTTGCTCCTGTGGAAATCCTCCTGCCACACACTGGATATAAACAAATGGGATTCCTGACTTTACCTCTAAATGACTGTTCCTGAGCTCCTGTAGTCATAGCGAAAAGCTCTGCTTACTTCCTCCTAAGTGAGATGAGGGACCCCAGGACTCTTAACAAAATGACACTTGTCATCTTCACATTACATAGAAAACTATCCTGTACAGTTGCCAAAACCCATGTCACTTCATCCTAGACATCTTGCCTTTTTGCCTCTCACTCGCCTGATGTCTTGTTAAAAATTGGCTGTATATCTGTGTGCTTTTTCCCACTGCAGTTTAATCTGGATCTTTCTACAGGAAAAAATGTATGCTTATCTCCCTGTATACAGTGGTCTTCCAAATGACCACCATCACTGTAAGCTTGAAATGTACTAACTTCCTAACTTGAGCCCAGATACACCTAATACCTGAACCCGATTTCTGTTTCCACTTCACCCCGTTCTGTTTCGTTTTTCTCagagaacattttgttttttcagtttcctgAATGGCCAGCTCACATATTGTTCTTTTTTCATGGAACTTTACCAGACATTCCATGCTTGGTTAATTTCTGGATAAATGTGTTCTGTCTATTGAAAGTTACATACTCAAAGACACCCCCTTAATATCCAGGTTGTGTCAGGAcccacattttattatttctagacGTTGAACTACTCCACTACAAACATGACCAACAATTATGTAAGGACTTATGTGATAATTACATAGTATTACATTTACAGTAATTAGCATTTATGGTTTGTTATTGGGCATAAGTTCAGTGTGGTCCAACATTTCTTGTAATATGGCTGCATCACCACTGCACACACAACTCTGTGAAGAGGAGTGAATAAACAGTAAACACGCTGTGCAGAAACAACTTGATAACGCTTCTGATGAGATCAGGAGATTTTGTTCCTTGGCCAGACAAAGCAGAGCCTGGACAGGCTGGAGCCATGGTTTATGAGAACATAGGGGCTGACAGTTGGGAAACATCCATTGATGAAGGCAGAGATGTTCACCAGCAACCAACTGGGATTATTAGTAAGAGCAATGCAGAGTTGGAAGGTGGAGGACAGGGTGTAAAATGACACGAAGATGCTCACAAGGACAAGGATTCTTTGGGTGGCAGTGGACTCGGGGGAGCATCTAGCAGAGAGTTTGTTGCCACGAATGTATCTGACCTGCTGCTTGTGCCTGTGCAGGATAGAAACCATGGAGCCGCTGGCCCAGATCATGAGCCCCAGACATAAAACATCAGGGAATGATAACATCGCTGCCAGTACGGATAACATGAGTTTGTTATTGCCCACGCCAGAGCAGTATCCCAAATCCTTTTTCATGGTGATGTTTGCGTTGCCCCATTTGCCAGTCACATTTACGGGAAAAGAGATATTTGCCAGCATTGCCAGAATCCAgcacaagaaaacaaaggagcCAGTGTGCTTGGGAGCCTTCAGTTTAAGTTTTGCGTGTGTGGAGTCTCTGGGGCTGATCATGATGGCCTGAAAGACACTCAAGAGGCAGATGCTGCTCATGGACATGGCCCTTCCAATTCTGTGAAGATAGAAAACCAGTTTGCATCTGGCTTCGTTGAGGAAATCTTTGAAACCGAAAGCTGTCATTGTCTGCGGGACTCCTTTAGAAAG from the Prionailurus viverrinus isolate Anna chromosome E2, UM_Priviv_1.0, whole genome shotgun sequence genome contains:
- the LOC125153791 gene encoding vomeronasal type-1 receptor 4 is translated as MESMDVATGTIFLSQTVFGTLGNFSLLYHYLFLYSTEHRLRPTDLILKHLMIANSLALLSKGVPQTMTAFGFKDFLNEARCKLVFYLHRIGRAMSMSSICLLSVFQAIMISPRDSTHAKLKLKAPKHTGSFVFLCWILAMLANISFPVNVTGKWGNANITMKKDLGYCSGVGNNKLMLSVLAAMLSFPDVLCLGLMIWASGSMVSILHRHKQQVRYIRGNKLSARCSPESTATQRILVLVSIFVSFYTLSSTFQLCIALTNNPSWLLVNISAFINGCFPTVSPYVLINHGSSLSRLCFVWPRNKIS